The window AACGGTGGTCATCACCACGATGGTCATCATCGTCCTGAAGATCTTCGACATCGTCTTCGTCATGACCGGCGGCAACTTCGGCACCGAAGTGATCGCCAACCGCATGTTCAAGTTGATCGTTACCAACACCGGGCGTTCGATGGCCATCGCCGTGATATTGCTGCTGCTCACCATCCCGATCATGATCATCAACGTACGCAGGTTCCGAGAACAGGAGGCGACGCGATGAGACCTTTTGCGCGTTTGAACCATTTCTTCAACCGCCTGCCTGTCAATCTGGCGATCATCTTTATGTGTGTGTTCTGGATCGTGCCCACCTTTGGTGTATTCGTTACTTCGTTTCGCTCGCGCGAGGCAGTTCGGACGACGGGGTGGTGGACGGTTTTCATCCCCAAAAGCAAAACCTACGTCGAAGGACAGAAGGAGTACGAAACTTACTGCCTTTCCTGTCACGGCGCATCGGGCAACGCAATCCCAAATGCGAATTTATCCGATCCGAACCTGGTGGCCCAATATCCCAGATCGAACCGCCTCCTGATCGCACTGCGGCAGGACATCAATGGAAAGCCGCATTTACAGGATCCGACCTTACCCCAGGATACCAATCAGGCGCTGCAGATACTGGCACCGATCATAAGCTACATGAACACGCTCTCGGGCGGAGGCAAGAGCGACATCAATAAACTCAGCCTGCGCAACTATGCCGACGCGCTCGTGGGGTATAAAGGCACCGGAGATTACCTCACGGACTGTCAACAGGGAGTGCCGAGTACGTTGGCCAAATTCAAATGCAACGCCAGCGATCTTCTCAATCCGGAAGGAATGGGCCGCGCCTTCCTCAACACCGTCGCCGTCGCCGTTCCTGCCTCGATACTTCCCATCCTTTTCGCTGCGTTTGCCGCCTACGCCTTTGCCTGGATGGACTTCCCGGGCCGGCATTGGGTTTTCGCCATCCTGGTCGGTCTGCAGGTGGTACCCCTGCAGATGGCGCTGGTGCCCATCGCCAGGTTGTATTCGAACCTCGGACTGCAGAGCTCCTTCCTGGGGATTTGGCTCTTTCACACCGGATTCGGTCTGCCCTACGCCATCTACCTGATGCGCAACTTCCTGGGAGGCCTGCCGCGCGAGGTGTTCGAATCCGTCTACATCGACGGCGCCAATCACTGGACGGCCTTTTGGAAAATGGCGATACCGCTTTCGGTCCCCGCCATCGCTTCGCTGGGCATCTATCAATTCCTGTGGATCTGGAATGACTTTCTGGTGGCGAAGATTTTCCTCTCCGATAAACCGGTGCTCACGGTTCAAATCACCAATTTAATCGACCCGCGCGGCGGAAACTGGCACCTGCTTACGGGAGCCGCATTCCTATCCTTCATCGTCCCCATGCTGGTCTTCTTCGCCCTGCAGCGTTACTTTGTGCGCGGGCTGCTGGCTGGGTCTGTAAAAGGATAAACGGGAATCCTGCGACGATTTCGGCTGCTGCAGTTTTTGCAATGACTGCAGCAGTTCCTTTTTAACCCGGAAGAAGTTCATCGCCCGCAAAGGATCCTGCCATCGATCCTTCGTCCACGGACTCCGTGGAAGCACCGGCATTAATTCTCAACCGCATCCGTATAGATCGTGATGTCGTAGACAGTCTGGCTCTCGCCGGTGAAATAACCAATTGCAAATGTCCATGTGTGCCAGAGCTTCAAGCCAAATTCCTGAGGGCGAGCCCCATTTGACAGCTTCTGAGGCATGCGGTAGACTTACTTTTAAGATATTTGGATCGGCCGCAATACCGCTCCCCTGTCTG of the Anaerolineales bacterium genome contains:
- a CDS encoding ABC transporter permease subunit; the protein is MRPFARLNHFFNRLPVNLAIIFMCVFWIVPTFGVFVTSFRSREAVRTTGWWTVFIPKSKTYVEGQKEYETYCLSCHGASGNAIPNANLSDPNLVAQYPRSNRLLIALRQDINGKPHLQDPTLPQDTNQALQILAPIISYMNTLSGGGKSDINKLSLRNYADALVGYKGTGDYLTDCQQGVPSTLAKFKCNASDLLNPEGMGRAFLNTVAVAVPASILPILFAAFAAYAFAWMDFPGRHWVFAILVGLQVVPLQMALVPIARLYSNLGLQSSFLGIWLFHTGFGLPYAIYLMRNFLGGLPREVFESVYIDGANHWTAFWKMAIPLSVPAIASLGIYQFLWIWNDFLVAKIFLSDKPVLTVQITNLIDPRGGNWHLLTGAAFLSFIVPMLVFFALQRYFVRGLLAGSVKG